One window from the genome of Strix uralensis isolate ZFMK-TIS-50842 chromosome 22, bStrUra1, whole genome shotgun sequence encodes:
- the LOC141953254 gene encoding olfactory receptor 13G1-like, whose translation MHPRNLTKVSEFILEGVFDNPHLQGLYIAISLCLYLAAILSNSFVIIATLAHPPLHTPMYFFISNLAILDLVGISSVLPKMLENLILSKNTISFEGCVAQLYTFTFSGSTELILLTVMSYDRYLAICQPLHYVAMMSKGTCISLMAGVWGIGTVNSLINTLLVAQLDFCGPNLVQNFLCEIPPLLALSCSSTYLSEIMVYMADIILGMGNFLLLILSYCLIIMTILKIQGSAGKWKAFSTCSSHLAIVGLFYSTIIYTYIQPTRAPLKKNKTVSIMYTLVTPTLNPLIYSLRNKVIKVAFWKIVPFHKTY comes from the coding sequence ATGCATCCACGGAATCTCACCAAGGTCTCTGAATTCATCCTTGAGGGTGTTTTTGACAACCCTCACCTTCAGGGTCTCTATATTGCAATATCTTTGTGTCTCTACCTCGCTGCTATCCTCAGCAACTCCTTTGTCATTATAGCTACCCTTGCCCACCCACCACTTCACACCCCTATGTACTTTTTCATCTCCAACCTGGCCATCCTTGACTTGGTAGGCATCTCCTCAGTTCTGCCCAAGATGTTGGAGAACCTGATCCTGAGCAAGAACACCATCTCCTTTGAGGGCTGTGTAGCACAGCTCTACACCTTCACTTTCTCAGGCTCAACAGAGCTTATACTGTTAACAGTCATGTCTTATGACCGGTACCTGGCCATTTGCCAGCCCCTTCACTACGTAGCCATGATGAGCAAGGGGACCTGCATCTCTTTAATGGCTGGCGTCTGGGGAATCGGTACTGTTAATTCCCTCATAAACACTCTTCTTGTAGCACAGCTGGACTTCTGTGGGCCAAATTTAGTCCAAAATTTCTTGTGTGAGATACCCCCGCTCCTTGCCCTGTCCTGCAGCTCAACCTATCTCAGTGAAATCATGGTTTACATGGCAGACATCATCTTAGGCATGGGAAACTTCCTGCTGCTCATCCTCTCCTATTGCCTCATCATCATGACCATCCTGAAAATCCAGGGCTCTGCAGGGAAGTGGAAAgccttctccacctgctcctcaCACCTTGCTATTGTTGGCTTGTTCTACTCCACCATCATCTACACCTATATCCAGCCAACTAGGGctccattaaagaaaaacaaaacagtgagcATTATGTACACTCTGGTGACTCCCACACTGAACCCTCTGATCTACAGCCTGCGCAACAAAGTGATCAAAGTGGCGTTCTGGAAAATTGTACCATTTCACAAGACATATTAA